A DNA window from Halomicrobium mukohataei DSM 12286 contains the following coding sequences:
- a CDS encoding formyltetrahydrofolate deformylase, translated as MTHDLTEITVVGDDDTGLIAEVTSLLFERSINIEDLDQAVREGVFRMTMHVDTGEMVCTEATLRNDLHDLGDELGVDVQVRFPADRETQSIAVLVTKESHCLEALFEAWASGNLGADIDVVIGNHPDLRPLAEKYDVPFHDIGDEKGTPDEGELLDLLSEYNADLIVLARYMRILSPDVVFRYESRIINVHPSLLPAFPGASAYMQAIEEGVRIAGVTAHYVTTDLDQGPIITQRAFNVPDDATEEQLQQIGQPLEAEALLEAIRLHLEDEVTVHRGRTKLRNADEVDAQLGAPRELDEQNPDRPIDGLGEFVAGEDDEIEADD; from the coding sequence GTGACGCACGATCTGACGGAGATCACGGTCGTCGGCGACGACGACACGGGCCTGATCGCCGAGGTCACCAGTCTCCTGTTCGAGCGCAGCATCAACATCGAAGACCTGGACCAGGCGGTCCGAGAAGGCGTGTTCCGCATGACGATGCACGTCGACACCGGCGAGATGGTCTGTACGGAGGCGACGCTGCGAAACGACCTCCACGATCTGGGAGACGAACTCGGCGTCGACGTGCAGGTCCGATTCCCGGCCGACCGAGAGACGCAGTCGATCGCCGTCCTGGTCACCAAGGAGAGCCACTGTCTCGAAGCGCTGTTCGAGGCGTGGGCCAGCGGCAACCTCGGAGCCGACATCGATGTCGTGATCGGGAACCATCCGGACCTCCGGCCCCTCGCCGAGAAGTACGACGTTCCCTTCCACGACATCGGCGACGAGAAGGGGACTCCCGACGAGGGAGAGCTCCTGGACCTCCTCTCGGAGTACAACGCCGATCTGATCGTTCTCGCACGGTACATGCGCATTCTCAGCCCCGACGTGGTCTTCCGCTACGAGAGTCGGATCATCAACGTCCACCCGTCGCTGCTGCCTGCGTTCCCCGGCGCGTCGGCGTACATGCAAGCGATCGAGGAGGGCGTCCGGATTGCCGGCGTCACGGCCCACTACGTGACGACGGATCTCGACCAGGGACCGATCATCACCCAGCGGGCGTTCAACGTCCCCGACGACGCGACCGAAGAGCAACTCCAGCAGATCGGTCAGCCACTCGAAGCCGAGGCGCTGCTGGAGGCCATCAGACTCCACCTCGAAGACGAGGTGACGGTCCACCGCGGCCGGACGAAACTCCGGAACGCCGACGAGGTCGACGCCCAACTGGGCGCACCACGAGAGCTCGACGAACAGAATCCGGATCGGCCCATCGACGGACTTGGCGAGTTCGTTGCCGGCGAAGACGACGAGATCGAGGCCGACGACTGA
- a CDS encoding VanZ family protein, with protein sequence MSRRLPLVPNWVRWLIVGCVAAVILIVSVLRPGSASRITGPLGVFGIDKYLHVLAYGGLATVLAYALAEWEPRRAGVAVFVLAVAFGFVVELVQLPLAYRQFSRLDLLANAVGASVIAASWGVVAARLRFERITAEATGFPSDGDP encoded by the coding sequence GTGTCACGTCGCCTCCCACTCGTCCCCAACTGGGTGCGCTGGCTGATCGTCGGGTGCGTCGCAGCCGTGATCCTGATCGTCTCGGTGCTTCGTCCAGGCTCAGCCAGCCGGATAACGGGTCCCCTCGGCGTGTTCGGGATCGACAAGTACCTCCATGTCCTGGCATACGGCGGCCTCGCGACGGTGCTTGCCTACGCGCTGGCAGAGTGGGAGCCACGGAGGGCCGGTGTTGCAGTGTTCGTCCTCGCGGTGGCCTTTGGCTTCGTGGTCGAACTCGTCCAGTTGCCACTGGCGTACCGGCAGTTCAGTCGTCTCGACCTGCTCGCAAACGCCGTCGGTGCGTCCGTGATCGCCGCGAGCTGGGGCGTCGTCGCGGCCCGACTGCGCTTCGAACGGATCACGGCCGAGGCGACTGGATTCCCGTCAGACGGCGACCCGTAG
- the purQ gene encoding phosphoribosylformylglycinamidine synthase I, with the protein MTVAVVRFGGSNCDRDSVQALSHLGIDAELVWHEDGLPEDVEGVMLPGGFSYGDYLRAGAMAARSPIMQEVREVAAEGVPVLGVCNGAQIGCESSLTPGAFTTNRSARFQCEHVHLRVENADTPWTAAYDEGQVVEFPIAHGEGRFEIDDDRLEALEANDRILFKYCDESGAVHDGANPNGSKHNVAGITGEDDTVAVMMPHPERVSLPDIGAVEGQGVLRGFAEA; encoded by the coding sequence ATGACCGTCGCCGTCGTCCGCTTTGGCGGTTCGAACTGCGACCGCGACTCCGTGCAGGCGCTGTCTCATCTGGGGATCGACGCCGAACTCGTGTGGCACGAGGACGGACTCCCGGAGGATGTCGAGGGCGTCATGCTCCCCGGTGGGTTCTCATACGGCGATTACCTGCGAGCGGGTGCGATGGCGGCACGGTCGCCGATCATGCAAGAGGTCCGCGAGGTCGCGGCCGAGGGGGTCCCGGTACTGGGCGTCTGCAACGGTGCGCAGATCGGCTGTGAGTCGTCGCTCACGCCCGGTGCGTTCACGACGAATCGGAGCGCACGCTTCCAGTGTGAGCACGTCCACCTCCGCGTCGAGAACGCCGACACGCCGTGGACGGCCGCCTACGACGAAGGTCAGGTCGTCGAGTTCCCGATCGCTCACGGCGAAGGCCGTTTCGAGATCGACGACGACCGACTCGAAGCACTCGAAGCCAACGACCGAATTCTGTTCAAATACTGCGACGAGAGCGGCGCGGTCCACGACGGTGCGAACCCGAACGGGTCGAAGCACAACGTCGCCGGCATCACGGGCGAGGACGACACGGTCGCCGTCATGATGCCCCACCCCGAGCGCGTCTCGCTGCCCGACATCGGTGCCGTCGAGGGCCAAGGCGTCCTTCGCGGATTCGCGGAGGCGTAG
- the purS gene encoding phosphoribosylformylglycinamidine synthase subunit PurS codes for MTDYTATVTVRLKRGVLDPEAETTKRALERLGFELDALRSTDRYELDLVAESEDEAAERAGEMAERLLANPTIHDYEVAVERAEA; via the coding sequence ATGACTGACTACACCGCGACCGTGACGGTCAGGCTCAAGCGGGGCGTCCTCGACCCCGAAGCCGAGACGACCAAGCGAGCGCTCGAACGGCTGGGGTTCGAACTCGACGCGCTCCGATCGACGGACCGCTACGAGCTCGATCTGGTCGCCGAGAGCGAGGACGAGGCTGCCGAACGGGCCGGTGAGATGGCAGAGCGGCTGCTGGCGAACCCGACCATCCACGACTACGAGGTGGCGGTCGAGCGGGCCGAGGCATGA
- a CDS encoding PKD domain-containing protein: protein MTDDDGATATDTLYVTVEEARGPTLTLDAPNRVVPDESTPFVVEATSDGAPLRSVSLYHDDTRVNSTTVDGTTTLTTLTHTFSETGSTELLAAVTDEAGYVNTTTITVDPTTASAARVGDRCDEGERRVYMGGSIGSMCSSTALIYETPTDVTMVVPTGGASQDGIQLYNSEQGEIVTVATGEQVQELRRENEDGVITLEDTRATYEENKREGRYDDPTSTVQTDSDDTSTEPEESSSESPDSVSSRSPYRTGNGYHGSGTQEEESDESTGSDTESQSSSGGCRSVNGHAPTSARHNLLSC, encoded by the coding sequence GTGACCGACGACGACGGCGCAACGGCCACCGACACGCTGTACGTCACCGTCGAGGAGGCACGTGGCCCGACGCTCACGCTCGATGCACCCAATAGAGTCGTTCCAGACGAATCGACGCCCTTCGTCGTCGAAGCGACCAGCGACGGTGCCCCCCTTCGCTCCGTGTCGCTCTATCACGACGACACTCGCGTCAACAGCACGACGGTCGACGGCACCACGACGCTGACGACGCTCACCCACACGTTCTCCGAAACCGGGTCGACAGAACTGCTCGCCGCCGTGACGGACGAGGCGGGCTACGTCAACACGACGACGATCACCGTCGATCCCACGACTGCCAGTGCCGCCAGGGTGGGCGACCGCTGTGACGAGGGCGAACGCCGGGTATACATGGGTGGAAGCATCGGAAGCATGTGCTCTTCGACGGCGCTGATCTACGAGACTCCCACTGACGTGACGATGGTCGTTCCGACGGGCGGCGCATCTCAGGACGGTATTCAACTCTACAACAGTGAACAGGGCGAGATCGTGACAGTAGCGACGGGCGAGCAGGTCCAAGAACTACGACGTGAAAACGAAGATGGAGTGATCACGCTGGAAGATACGCGTGCGACTTATGAAGAAAATAAGCGTGAGGGGCGCTACGATGATCCGACGAGTACTGTTCAAACTGATTCTGATGATACATCTACAGAACCGGAAGAGAGCTCCTCTGAAAGCCCAGATAGTGTCTCATCTAGGTCGCCGTATCGTACGGGAAATGGCTATCACGGATCTGGTACTCAAGAAGAGGAGTCGGACGAAAGTACTGGCTCGGACACGGAATCTCAGTCGAGTTCCGGTGGATGTCGCTCCGTGAATGGGCATGCTCCTACGTCAGCCAGACACAATCTGTTGAGTTGCTGA
- the aglF gene encoding UTP--glucose-1-phosphate uridylyltransferase AglF, protein MKAVVLAAGEGTRLRPLTEDKPKGMVEVAGKPILTHCFEQLIELGADELLVVVGYKKQVIINHFEDEFEGVPITYAHQRDQKGLAHALLTVEEHIDDDFMLMLGDNIFQANLRDVINRQREERADAAFLVEEVPWEEASRYGVCDTNKYGEIEEVVEKPDDPPSNLVMTGFYTFTPAIFHACHLVQPSNRDEYEISDAIDLLLHSGRTIDAIRMDGWRTDIGYPEDRDAAEKRLTGGAEVDDDEAVQAVDGAE, encoded by the coding sequence ATGAAAGCTGTCGTCCTCGCCGCCGGGGAAGGCACCCGGCTCCGCCCGCTGACCGAAGACAAGCCCAAAGGAATGGTCGAAGTCGCCGGCAAGCCGATTCTCACTCACTGCTTCGAGCAACTGATCGAGCTCGGTGCCGACGAACTGCTCGTCGTCGTCGGCTACAAGAAACAGGTCATCATCAACCACTTCGAGGACGAGTTCGAGGGCGTCCCGATCACGTACGCCCACCAGCGCGACCAGAAGGGGCTGGCCCACGCCCTGCTGACCGTCGAGGAGCACATCGACGACGACTTCATGCTGATGCTCGGCGACAACATCTTCCAGGCGAACCTCCGGGACGTGATCAACCGCCAGCGAGAGGAGCGGGCAGACGCCGCCTTCCTCGTCGAGGAAGTGCCGTGGGAGGAGGCCTCTCGCTACGGGGTCTGTGACACCAACAAGTACGGCGAGATCGAGGAGGTCGTCGAGAAGCCCGACGATCCGCCGTCGAACCTCGTGATGACCGGGTTCTACACGTTCACACCGGCGATCTTCCACGCGTGTCACCTCGTCCAGCCCTCCAACCGCGACGAGTACGAGATCAGCGACGCGATCGACCTCCTGTTGCACTCCGGGCGGACCATCGACGCCATCCGGATGGACGGCTGGCGCACCGACATCGGCTATCCGGAGGACAGAGACGCCGCCGAGAAACGACTCACGGGCGGTGCCGAAGTCGACGACGATGAGGCCGTGCAGGCAGTCGACGGCGCGGAGTAG
- a CDS encoding DUF7504 family protein, translated as MSQVKARYGFEGVPLEPVPAGTNLLVTGPSLGGLRQLSLSLLSGPADEGVLLVTADVSASEVVADFEAVGGDADPGKMCLVDCTHESDGTESDRVHGVATPADLTGIGMSLSALYEQLYDDGLQRVRVGVYTLGPLLVYADDVRPVYRFLHTVAGRVRAADGLGVCAVDPAAHDERTIRSVAQAFDGRVELREGDAGHQLRVRGLSGQPGGWLDVTL; from the coding sequence ATGAGTCAGGTGAAGGCGCGATACGGGTTCGAGGGAGTGCCACTGGAGCCGGTTCCAGCCGGGACGAACCTGCTGGTGACAGGGCCGTCGCTCGGTGGCCTGCGGCAGCTTTCGCTGAGTCTCCTGTCTGGGCCGGCCGACGAGGGAGTCTTGCTCGTGACTGCGGACGTGAGCGCCAGTGAGGTCGTCGCCGACTTCGAGGCGGTCGGTGGTGACGCGGACCCTGGGAAGATGTGTCTCGTCGACTGTACACACGAGAGCGACGGGACAGAGAGCGACCGCGTTCACGGTGTCGCGACGCCGGCCGACCTGACGGGGATCGGTATGTCGCTCTCCGCGCTGTACGAGCAACTGTACGACGACGGACTGCAGAGAGTCCGGGTGGGTGTGTACACGCTGGGTCCGTTGCTCGTGTACGCCGACGACGTACGTCCAGTGTATCGGTTTTTGCACACCGTCGCCGGGCGTGTCAGAGCGGCGGACGGACTGGGTGTCTGTGCCGTCGATCCCGCAGCACACGACGAACGGACGATTCGGAGCGTCGCGCAGGCGTTCGACGGGAGAGTCGAGCTCCGCGAGGGCGACGCCGGGCACCAGCTTCGTGTTCGGGGCCTGTCCGGCCAGCCCGGCGGCTGGCTGGACGTGACCCTGTAG
- a CDS encoding phosphoribosylaminoimidazolesuccinocarboxamide synthase → MTSVKEFRVDEPATADQLGRGSFVFTDDYSVFDWGKMPDEIPDKGASLCTMGAFNFELLEENHVPTHYEGVVVDGEVVELGDALAAGVAPDEMSISLTQVPDLPFDGGSYDYDAYHAEAGQNYLVPLEIVFRNRVPVGSSLRSRTDPSDHGLDLDSWPDEVVELDEPIVEYSTKYEEQDRYLDPADADEIAGRADIDRLDELARAVNHVVTEQAADAGLVHEDGKIECLYYEGEIRVADVVGTFDENRFSYDDQQVSKEVVRQYHKRTQSEWVAAVGDAKDRADEEGVADWKSLCDRQPEPLDEDVLGVARDLYCAGTNAYVAADVFDAPSLDAAVAAARDL, encoded by the coding sequence ATGACGAGCGTCAAGGAGTTCCGTGTCGACGAACCGGCCACCGCCGATCAGCTGGGCCGTGGCTCGTTCGTGTTCACCGACGACTACTCCGTGTTCGACTGGGGCAAGATGCCCGACGAGATTCCCGACAAGGGGGCGTCGCTGTGTACGATGGGTGCGTTCAACTTCGAACTCCTAGAGGAGAACCACGTGCCAACCCACTACGAGGGCGTCGTCGTCGACGGCGAGGTCGTCGAACTCGGCGACGCGCTCGCGGCCGGTGTCGCTCCCGACGAGATGTCGATCTCGCTGACCCAGGTCCCCGACCTGCCCTTCGACGGAGGCAGCTACGACTACGACGCGTACCACGCCGAGGCCGGCCAGAACTACCTCGTTCCACTGGAGATCGTCTTCCGCAATCGCGTGCCGGTCGGCTCCTCGCTCCGGAGCCGGACCGATCCCAGCGATCACGGGCTCGACCTCGACAGTTGGCCCGACGAGGTGGTCGAACTCGACGAGCCGATCGTCGAGTACTCGACGAAATACGAGGAGCAGGACCGCTATCTCGATCCCGCCGACGCCGACGAGATCGCCGGCCGCGCCGACATCGACCGTCTCGACGAACTCGCCCGCGCGGTCAACCACGTCGTCACCGAACAGGCCGCAGACGCCGGGCTCGTCCACGAGGACGGCAAGATCGAGTGTCTCTACTACGAGGGCGAGATCCGGGTCGCAGACGTGGTCGGCACCTTCGACGAGAACCGCTTTTCCTACGACGACCAGCAGGTCTCCAAGGAGGTCGTCCGCCAGTACCACAAGCGAACCCAGTCCGAGTGGGTCGCGGCCGTCGGCGACGCCAAAGACCGCGCGGACGAGGAGGGCGTCGCCGACTGGAAGTCGCTGTGTGATCGCCAGCCCGAACCGCTCGACGAGGACGTCCTCGGCGTCGCTCGGGACCTCTACTGTGCCGGGACCAACGCCTACGTAGCGGCCGACGTGTTCGACGCCCCGTCGCTTGACGCTGCGGTCGCCGCCGCTCGCGACCTGTAA
- a CDS encoding SDR family oxidoreductase — protein MKILVTGGAGFIGGHIAERFVVDGHDVVALDNLDPFYDVDIKRHTIERCREHASSGDGRYELVEGDVRDADLVSELVADADYVYHQAAQAGVRQSVENPRKYDEVNVDGTLNLLDAARETGIERFVMASSSSVYGKPRYLPYDEEHPTTPVSPYGASKLAAERYVCAYSEVYDLSAVALRYFTVYGPRMRPNMAISNFVSRCLDGRSPVVYGDGSQTRDFTFVEDVVEANVALLDTDAADGEAINVGSTDNIEIETLAEEIRDQLAPDLDLVYEDRHDADAEHTHASTERAAELLGYEPEYTIREGVSAFIDWYRENREWYEPLVRNS, from the coding sequence ATGAAGATTCTCGTCACCGGCGGTGCGGGATTCATCGGCGGTCACATCGCCGAGCGGTTCGTCGTCGACGGGCACGATGTGGTCGCGCTGGACAACCTCGATCCGTTCTACGACGTGGACATCAAACGGCACACGATCGAGCGGTGTCGCGAGCACGCGTCGTCGGGCGACGGTCGCTACGAACTGGTCGAGGGCGACGTGCGCGACGCCGACCTCGTCTCGGAGCTGGTCGCTGACGCCGACTACGTCTACCACCAGGCAGCACAGGCCGGTGTCCGTCAGAGCGTCGAGAACCCGCGCAAGTACGACGAGGTCAACGTCGACGGGACGCTGAACTTACTGGACGCCGCCCGCGAGACCGGTATCGAGCGGTTCGTGATGGCGTCCTCGTCGTCGGTGTACGGCAAACCGCGGTACCTGCCCTACGACGAGGAGCATCCGACGACGCCGGTCAGTCCCTACGGGGCGTCCAAGCTCGCGGCCGAGCGGTACGTCTGTGCCTACAGCGAGGTGTACGACCTGTCGGCGGTCGCGCTGCGCTATTTCACCGTCTACGGGCCGCGGATGCGCCCGAACATGGCGATCTCGAACTTCGTTTCGCGCTGTCTCGACGGCCGATCCCCCGTCGTCTACGGCGACGGGAGCCAGACGAGAGACTTCACCTTCGTCGAGGACGTGGTCGAGGCGAACGTCGCACTGCTGGACACCGACGCGGCCGACGGCGAGGCGATCAACGTCGGCTCGACGGACAACATCGAGATCGAGACGCTGGCCGAGGAGATCCGCGACCAGCTCGCGCCCGATCTCGATCTGGTCTACGAGGACCGCCACGACGCCGACGCCGAGCACACCCACGCCAGCACCGAGCGGGCCGCGGAGCTGCTGGGCTACGAGCCCGAGTACACGATCCGTGAGGGCGTCTCTGCCTTCATCGACTGGTACCGCGAGAACCGCGAGTGGTACGAGCCGCTGGTCCGCAACTCCTGA
- the aglM gene encoding UDP-glucose 6-dehydrogenase AglM, whose translation MNVSIVGSGYVGTTLAACLADLGHDVVNVDIDESTVAAINDGDAPIHEPGLAERIERHAGDRLRATTDYAAVRETDATFLALPTPANDDGSNDLSIMEAGARSLGEVLPSDGDHLVIVKSTVIPGSTEAVVTPAIEEAGDLAVGEDFRIAMNPEFLRMGTAVADFMDPDKIVFGATDERAYETLDRLYEPLVEETGAPVVRTGLREAEMIKYANNSFLATKVSLINELGNICKEYGVDAYEVADAIGLDDRIGERFLRSGLGWGGSCFPKDVAALIAAAEDADYDPELLKAGVNVNDRQPERLLSLLDDHVDVAGKQVAVLGLSFKPGTDDVRGTRAIPVIEGLHERGADVVAYDPVAVESFREYAPDVDFVAADSAADALTGAHGAVVVTDWDEFAALDDEFDEMATPVVVDGRHVVERRDGITYEGLTW comes from the coding sequence ATGAACGTCAGCATCGTCGGCAGCGGGTACGTTGGGACGACGCTCGCGGCCTGCCTGGCCGACCTCGGACACGACGTGGTCAACGTCGACATCGACGAATCGACCGTCGCCGCGATCAACGACGGCGACGCGCCGATCCACGAACCCGGTCTTGCAGAGCGCATCGAGCGCCACGCGGGCGACCGCCTGCGGGCGACGACCGACTACGCGGCCGTCCGCGAGACCGACGCGACGTTCCTGGCGCTGCCGACGCCCGCCAACGACGACGGGAGCAACGACCTCTCGATCATGGAGGCGGGCGCGCGCTCGCTGGGCGAGGTGCTGCCGTCCGACGGCGACCACCTCGTGATCGTCAAGAGCACGGTGATCCCGGGCAGCACCGAAGCGGTCGTCACACCGGCCATCGAGGAAGCCGGCGACCTCGCGGTCGGCGAAGACTTCCGGATCGCGATGAACCCCGAGTTCCTCCGGATGGGGACCGCCGTCGCGGACTTCATGGACCCGGACAAGATCGTCTTCGGCGCGACCGACGAGCGGGCCTACGAGACGCTCGATCGGCTCTACGAGCCACTGGTCGAGGAGACCGGAGCCCCGGTCGTCCGCACCGGCCTCCGTGAGGCCGAGATGATCAAGTACGCCAACAACTCCTTCCTCGCGACGAAGGTGAGCCTCATCAACGAACTCGGGAACATCTGCAAGGAGTACGGCGTCGACGCCTACGAGGTCGCCGACGCGATCGGACTCGACGACCGCATCGGCGAGCGATTCCTCCGGTCGGGACTGGGATGGGGAGGAAGCTGCTTTCCGAAAGACGTGGCCGCGCTCATCGCCGCCGCCGAGGACGCCGACTACGACCCCGAGTTGCTGAAGGCCGGCGTCAACGTCAACGACCGCCAGCCAGAACGCTTGCTCTCCCTGCTCGACGACCACGTCGACGTGGCGGGCAAACAGGTAGCCGTGCTGGGACTGTCCTTCAAACCCGGCACGGACGACGTTCGCGGGACGCGTGCGATCCCGGTCATCGAGGGACTCCACGAGCGAGGTGCCGACGTGGTCGCCTACGATCCCGTCGCCGTCGAGAGCTTCCGCGAGTACGCGCCCGATGTCGATTTCGTCGCCGCCGATTCCGCGGCGGACGCTCTGACGGGCGCTCACGGTGCCGTGGTCGTCACGGACTGGGACGAGTTCGCCGCGCTCGACGACGAGTTCGACGAGATGGCGACACCGGTCGTCGTCGACGGCCGCCACGTCGTCGAGCGCCGCGACGGCATCACCTACGAAGGACTGACGTGGTGA
- a CDS encoding DUF4013 domain-containing protein, which yields MLEDSIKYQLQGDDWLKRVGIGGLVVILGIFVVPLFTFQGYMLEVMRRVLGGDTATPPEWDELDLVEATVDGLRYLLVVLPYTIGALLVAMIPAAIVAVLGVASGNEGLFFLAVLIAVLCYFLGLIAVAVAVPVATANFVRKDSVSAAFDLDVLRTLVTNRTMLVAVLLAFAVNIIASAVGSALGFTIIGLLAVPWVQFVFQSAIFYVWGSGFADAYEEEYGEPPLDRGTDVSSGDPSAPAEGTF from the coding sequence ATGTTGGAAGATTCGATCAAGTATCAGTTGCAGGGAGACGATTGGCTCAAGCGTGTCGGGATCGGTGGGCTGGTCGTGATTCTCGGTATCTTCGTCGTACCGCTGTTTACCTTCCAGGGGTACATGCTCGAAGTCATGCGCCGAGTACTCGGCGGCGACACGGCGACGCCTCCCGAGTGGGACGAACTCGATCTGGTCGAGGCGACGGTCGACGGCCTCCGATACCTCCTCGTCGTGCTCCCGTACACGATCGGTGCGCTGCTCGTCGCGATGATTCCCGCTGCGATCGTCGCCGTCCTGGGTGTGGCCTCCGGAAACGAGGGACTGTTCTTCCTCGCAGTGTTGATCGCCGTGCTGTGCTACTTCCTGGGCCTGATTGCAGTTGCCGTCGCCGTGCCGGTCGCGACGGCGAACTTCGTCCGTAAGGACAGCGTCTCAGCGGCCTTCGATCTCGACGTCCTCAGGACGCTCGTGACCAACCGGACGATGCTGGTTGCCGTGTTGCTCGCCTTTGCCGTCAACATCATCGCCTCGGCCGTCGGGAGTGCCCTCGGCTTCACGATCATCGGCTTGCTGGCGGTCCCGTGGGTGCAGTTCGTCTTCCAGTCGGCGATCTTCTACGTCTGGGGCAGCGGCTTTGCCGACGCGTACGAAGAGGAGTACGGCGAACCGCCCCTCGATCGCGGCACCGACGTGAGTTCCGGAGACCCCAGCGCACCCGCAGAAGGGACGTTCTGA
- a CDS encoding archaeosine biosynthesis radical SAM protein RaSEA: MSTPTPEVYEQGKGMDAHNKVMREVRSRNDASYDPREPTRVWLDEDNTPDGVYQSLTIILNTGGCRWARAGGCTMCGYVAESVDGGSVAHEDLMAQIQYCLDHEDEEADEKAGLIKIYTSGSFLDEREVGAETRRAIAETFADRDRIVVESLPDFVDREKVAEFVDAGLETDIAVGLETATDRVRRDCVNKYFDFSDFEDAAAQAQAAGGGVKAYLLMKPPFLTESEAIEDMQRSVRKCADVEGCHTVSMNPCNVQRYTMVEELFHDQGYRPPWLWSVCEVLESTADEDVIVVSDPVGHGSDRGPHNCGECDDRAQRAIKDFDLRQDPSVFEQVTCDCEATWDAVVEREASYSLPLAR, from the coding sequence ATGAGCACGCCCACGCCCGAAGTCTACGAACAGGGGAAGGGCATGGACGCCCACAACAAGGTGATGCGCGAGGTCCGCTCGCGCAACGACGCGTCCTACGACCCCCGCGAACCGACCCGCGTCTGGCTCGACGAGGACAACACGCCCGACGGCGTCTACCAGAGCCTGACGATCATCCTCAACACCGGCGGCTGCCGGTGGGCCCGCGCCGGCGGCTGTACGATGTGTGGCTACGTCGCCGAGAGCGTCGACGGCGGCAGCGTCGCCCACGAGGACCTGATGGCCCAGATCCAGTACTGTCTCGATCACGAGGACGAAGAGGCCGACGAGAAGGCCGGGCTGATCAAGATCTACACCTCCGGCTCATTTCTCGACGAGCGGGAGGTCGGAGCCGAGACGCGCCGAGCGATCGCCGAGACGTTCGCCGACCGCGACCGAATCGTCGTCGAGTCCCTGCCCGACTTCGTCGACCGCGAGAAGGTCGCCGAGTTCGTCGACGCAGGACTGGAGACCGACATCGCGGTCGGCCTCGAAACGGCGACAGACCGCGTCCGCCGGGACTGCGTGAACAAGTACTTCGACTTTTCGGATTTCGAGGACGCGGCCGCACAGGCACAGGCCGCCGGTGGCGGCGTCAAGGCGTATCTCCTGATGAAACCGCCCTTCCTCACGGAGTCGGAGGCGATCGAAGACATGCAGCGCTCCGTGCGCAAGTGCGCCGACGTCGAGGGGTGTCACACCGTCTCGATGAACCCCTGTAACGTCCAGCGCTACACGATGGTCGAAGAGCTGTTTCACGACCAAGGATACCGGCCGCCGTGGCTCTGGTCGGTGTGCGAGGTGCTGGAGTCGACCGCCGACGAGGACGTGATCGTCGTCTCGGACCCCGTCGGCCACGGGAGCGACCGCGGCCCGCACAACTGCGGAGAGTGCGACGACCGCGCCCAGCGCGCCATCAAAGACTTCGACCTCCGCCAGGACCCGAGCGTCTTCGAGCAAGTCACCTGTGACTGCGAGGCGACCTGGGACGCCGTCGTCGAGCGCGAAGCGAGTTACTCGCTCCCCCTGGCCCGATAG